AGGTACGGGGTGAGGCCGAGGGAGACCGCCTCGCCCGGGGAGACGTTCAGCGAGAGCGCCAGGTACGGCACGCCCACGGCGTAGATGACGACACTGCCGAGGACCATCGTCCCGGCCGTGCGCCACACGTCGCGGTCGCCGCCGCGGCGGGCCAGCGCGCCGACGGCCGCGGCGGCGAGGAGCATCCCGAGAACGTAGCCGAACGAGGGCATGCCCCACCCCGAGGAGCCCTCCGCGAACCACGGCATCCCCGCCACCCCCGCGACCGCGTAGAGCAGGAGCGAGAGGAACGCCCGCCCGGTGCCCAGCGAGGCGCCGACGAGCAGCGCGGCGAAGGTCTGCCCGGTGACCGGCACCGGCGAGCCCGGCACGGGCACCGAGAACTGCGCGGCGGCGCCGGTGAGCGCCGCGCCGCCGGCGACGAGCGCGATGTCGCGCAGCCGGGCGCGGGCCGCGGTCGAGGCGGGCAGGACGTCGGCGAGTACGGCGCCGGGGCGCGCGCGGTGCGGGGAGGAGACGGCGGCAGTGCTCATCGGGTTCTCCGGTCTCGGTTCGCGGGTCCGTCACGGGGTACGGGGACGCTGCGTACGCTAGCCGACGGCCCCGGGCCGATCACCGTGGAAAGGTGCCAATCCCCGCCGCACATACCTGTCACTCCCCCGCACCTCCGCGGCTACCGGCCCGGGGACTGCGATTCCGGCATCCGAGCAGGTCACGTGAGATACGCCACACAGTGACCGGGTTTCACGCCGGGCCAACTGCCCGGCCGTACGCCCGACTCCCGCTGTGGAACCCCTCCAACGCCGCCTCGCCGGCCGCGGCGCACGCCCGGCGCGATGCCGCAGACTGAATCGTCCCACGCACTACCCCCCAGGACACCAGCATGAGCACATCCCCCCACCCCGACGGCACCGCGGGCGCCCCCGTGGGCGCCGCCGCAGACCCCGCCGGCATCCCCGCACCGGCCACCGCCGACGCCGCCGCACCGGCCGCGGGCCCCGTACCGTCCGCCCTCGGCACCGGCCTCAAGCAGCGCCACCTGACGATGATCGCCCTCGGCGGCGTCATCGGCGCGGGCCTCTTCGTCGGCTCCGGCGCCGGCATCGCCGCCGCCGGCCCCGGCATCGTCCTCGCGTACGCCGTCTCCGGGCTGCTCGTCATGCTCGTGATGCGGATGCTCGGCGAGATGTCCGCCGCCCACCCCGCCTCCGGCTCCTTCTCCGTGCACGCCGAGCGGGCGCTGGGCCCGTGGGCCGGGCTCACCTCCGGCTGGATGTACTGGACGCTGCTGGGCGTCGCCATCGCCGCCGAGGCGATCGGCGCCTCGCAGATCGTCACGGGCTGGCTGCCGGGCACCGAGTCGTGGATGTGGGTCCTGCTGTTCATGGCCGTCTTCTGCGTCACGAACCTGGCGGCCGTCGGCAACTTCGGCGAGGCCGAGTTCTGGTTCGCCGGGCTGAAGGTCGCCGCGATCACCGCCTTCCTCGCCCTCGGCCTCCTCGCCGTGCTCGGCCTGCTCCCCGGCACCGACTCGCCCGGCACCGCGAACCTCACCGGTGGCGGCGACGGCTTCCTGCCCAACGGCTCCGAGGGCCTGCTCGTCGGCCTGCTCGCCTCCGTCTTCGCGTACGGCGGGCTGGAGAACGTGACCATCGCGGCCGCCGAGTCGGAGCACCCGCGGCGCGGCGTCGCCCGCGCGGTGCGTACCGCGATGTACCGGATCGCGATCTTCTACGTCGGCTCCATGCTGGTCGTCGTCGCGCTGCTCCCGTGGGACGACCCGGCGGTGAAGTCGGGTCCGTACGCCGCCGCGCTCGACCACCTCGGCATCCCGGCCGCGGGCCAGGTGATGAACGTCGTCGTGCTGGTGGCGCTGCTCTCCGCGATGAACGCCAACATCTACGGCGCCTCGCGCATGGCGTACTCCCTGGTCGCCCGCGGCCAGGGCCCGCGCTTCCTCGGCCGGCTGACCCACCGGGTGCCGCGCCGCGCGACCGTCGCCACCTGCTCCTTCGGCTTCGCCGCCGTGCTGCTCAGCTACCGCTGGCCCGACACGCTCTTCCAGTGGCTGCTGAACATGGTCGGCGCCGCGATCCTCGTGGTCTGGGCGTTCACCGCCGTCGCCCAGTTGCGCACCCGCCGCCGGCTGGAGCGCGAGGCGCCGGAGCTGCTGACGGTACGGATGTGGGCGTACCCGTACCTGACCTGGGCGGCGCTCGCCGCCATGGCCGGGATCCTGGTGCTGATGCTGCGCGAGCCGGACTCCCGCACCCAGCTCCTGACCACGGCGGGTCTGACCGCGGCGCTCTCCCTCGTGGGCCTGGTACGTCAGCACCGCCGGCGGGGTACCCGCATGACATGATTTCGCCATCGGACCTGCGAGACGAAGGAGTCACCCCGTGCCCGGTGAGAACCTGACCCGCGAGGAGGCCCGGGAGCGCGCACGGCTGCTGGAGGTCGAGGCGTACGAGGTCGAGCTCGACCTGCGCACGGCGGTGGCCCCCGCGCCCGGGCCCTTCCGGTCGGTGACCACGGTGCGGTTCCGCTGCGCCCAGCCGGGCGCGGCGACCTTCCTCGACCTCATCGCACCGGACGTGACGGCGGTGAGCCTCAACGGGCGGGACCTCGACCCGGGCGCGGTCTTCGACGGGTCGCGGATCACGCTGGAGGACCTGGCGGCGGAGAACGAGGTCGTGGTCGACGCGCGCTGCGCGTTCAGCCGCACCGGCGAGGGCATGCACCGCTTCGTCGACCCGGAGGACGGCGAGGTCTACCTCTACACGCAGTACGAGCCGGCCGACGCCCGCCGGGTCTTCGCCACCTTCGAACAGCCCGACCTCAAGGCCCCGTTCACCTTCACCGTCACGGCCCCAAGGCACTGGACGGTGCTCTCCGGCGGCGCGCTCGCGGGCCCCGCGGAGCTCCACCAGGACGAATCGGCGACCTGGCGGTTCGAGCCGACCAAGCCGATCTCCACGTACATCACGGCCGTCCTCGCCGGACCGTACGCCCACCTGGAGGACCGCTACACGCGCACGTTCGACGACGGCCGGGAGCTGGTCGTGCCGCTCGGCGCGCTCTGCCGCAGGTCCCTCGCCCGGCACTTCGACGCCGACGACGTCTTCACCGTCACCAAGCAGGGCCTGGACTTCTTCCACGACCACTTCGACTACCCCTACCCCTGGGGCAAGTACGACCAGGCGTTCGTGCCGGAGTACAACATCGGCGCCATGGAGAACCCCGGTCTCGTCACCTTCCGCGAGGAGTTCGTCTTCCGCGGCAAGGTCACCGACGCGGCGTACGAGCGCCGGGCGAACGTCGTGCTGCACGAGATGGCGCACATGTGGTTCGGCGACCTGGTGACCATGGAGTGGTGGGACGACCTCTGGCTCAAGGAGTCGTTCGCCGACTACATGGGCGCGCTGGCGCTCGCCGAGGCCACCCGGTTCACCGGGAGCTGGATCACCTTCGCCAACCGCCGCAAGGCGTGGGCGTACCGGGCCGACCAACTGCCGACGACCCACCCGATCACGGCCGACATCCACGACCTGGAGGCGGCCAAGCTCAACTTCGACGGCATCACGTACGCCAAGGGCGCCGCGGTGCTCAAGCAGCTCGTCGCGTACGTCGGCCGGGACGCCTTCATGGAGGGCGCCCGCCGCTACTTCAAGCGGCACGCCTTCCGCAACACCCGCCTCGCCGACCTGCTGGCCGCGCTGGAGGAGACGTCGGGCCGGGACATGTCGGCGTGGGCCGGGCCGTGGCTGCAGACCGCGGGCGTCGACACCCTCACGCCGCAGGTGACGTACGACGCGAACGAGCGGATCACCGAGCTGGCGATCCTGCGCGAGAGCCCCGGGACCGGCCCGGGCGCCGCCGCCCCGGCCCCGCGGCCGCACCGGGTGGCCGTCGGTCTCTACGGGCAGCCGGACGCCTCCGGCGAGCTGGTGCGCTACGCGCGCGCCGAGGTCGACGTCACCGACGGGCACGCGGTCGTCGCGGAGCTGGCCGGACAGCCGCGCCCCGAGCTGATCCTCGTCAACGACGACGACCTCACCTTCTGCAAGGCCCGCTTCGACGAGGACTCGCTCGACACCGTGCGCGAGCGCCTCGACGACGTCTCCGACCCCCTCGCCCGCGCCCTGCTCTGGGCCACCGCCTGGGACCTCACCCGCGACGGCCTCATGCCCGCCCGCGACTACCTCGACCTCGTGCTGCGCTTCGCCGGACGCGAGACCGACATCGGCGTGCTCCAGGGGCTGCACCAGCAGGCGCACTACACCGTCGACCACTACGCCGCGCCCGGGCACCGCGCCGCGGCGGAAGAGGCCCTCGCCGAGGGCGCGCTGGGCGAGCTGCGGCTCGCGCCGCCCGGCAGCGACCACCAGTTGGCGTGGGCCCGCTTCTTCGCCTCCGTCGCCGGTACGGAGCAGGACCTGCAACTGCTCCACGGCCTCCTCGACGGCCAGGCGAAGATCGACGGGCTGGACGTCGACCAGGAGCTGCGCTGGGAGGTGCTGCTGCCGCTCGTCGCCCACGGCGCCGCCGACGCGGCGGCCGTCGACGCCGAACTGGCCCGCGACGACACCGCGTCCGGCAAGCGCCACCAGGTACGCTGCCTGGCCGCCCGGCCCGACGCGCGGGTGAAGGAGGCGGCGTGGACCGCCGTCGTGGACTCCGACGAGCTGTCCAACGCGATGGTCGAGGCGACCATCTCCGGCTTCACGCGGCCGGGGCAGCGGGACCTCCTCGCGCCGTACGCGCCGCGGTACTTCGAGGCGATCGAGCGGATCTGGCGGGAGCGGACGATCGAGAGCGCCATGGCGGTCGTACGGGGCCTCTACCCGGCGCTGCAGGCGCACCGGGGGACGCTGGACGCGACGGACACCTGGCTGCGGGAGACCGACGGCACGGCGCCGCCGGCGCTGCGGCGGCTGGTGTGGGAGGCGCGCGACGACCTGGCGCGCGCGTTGCGTGCGCAGGAGCGCGACGGGCAGGAGTGAGCCGTCGGGGGCGCGGCCCGTACGGGCCGGGGGCACCTCTGCTCGACAGTCGAACGTGTGGTCATTGGCCCCGGCTTGTCCGTATTCTTCGACGGCCCTGTAACAGCGGTTAGGGGAGGGTGGGCCGCCGGGAATCCAGCGGCCATGAACGCGAACTCAGCCTCCCCCGCACCGCTCAGCCCGCGCCCGCTCCGCGAGGCCGCCGGCGCCCGCGACCAGGTCATGACCGCCCGGCAACTGCGCGAGCACGGCATCGCCGCCGCCGACGCCGCGCAGCGCTGCCGCCCCGGCGGCCCGTGGCAGCAACTGCTGCCCGGCGTCTACCTGCTGCACGCGGGACCACCGACGCCAGCGGAGCGGCTGCACGCGGCCCTGCTCTACGCCGGCCGGCCGCCGGGCCGCCCCGCCGTGCCCGCCCAGACCCGCGGCCGGACCGCCTCCGCCCCGGCGCAGGACGCCGAACCGGCGCCGTACGGTGACGCGATGATCACCGGCCTCGCGGCGCTCGCGCTGCACGGCTTCACCACCGCCCCGCCGCTGCTGGCCCTCGACCGGATCGACGTCCTCCTCCCCCGCACCCGCCGGCTCCGCTCCACCGGCTCCGTCCGCCTCGTCCGCGCTCACACGCTCCCGCGCCCCGACCGGATCACGGGCCTGCCCGTGGCCCCGGTCCCGCGCGCCCTCGCCGACACGGTCGCGGTCCTCACCGACGCCGCCGACGTGCACCGGCTGCTGACGGAGGCGGTGCACGGCGGGCACTGCGAGGCGACGGCGGTGGTACGCGAGCTGAGCCGGGCCCGGCTGCTGGGCCGGGCGCACGTGATCGACGCGGTCGACACCCTGATCGCGGAGGGCCGCGCGCTGGCCGAGGGCCGCCTGTACGCCATGGTCGACGCCCACGCCCTGCCCGACCCCCTCTGGAACGTCGACCTCCGCCTGCCCGGCGGCCCTCACCTCGGCGGCGTCGACGCCTACTGGCCCGACCACGCGGTCGCCGTGGAGATCGACGCCCGCACCCCGCGCCGCACCTCCCACGACGACGAGGCGCTGTGGTCCCCGTACGCGAGGAAGCGGGAGACCCTGGAGCGCCTGGGCATCACGGTCGTCCACGTCACCCCGCGGGCGCTGCGCGAGGCGCCGGAGCAGCAGGCGGAGGTGGTAAGGGCGGCGATGACCGCCTCGGCGGAACGGGACCACGCCACGCACGTGGTGGTCCTGCCGCGCTGACCGCCGCACCGCCGTCGTCCCTGGTGGGAAGGGATATCGGGGCGTCGTCGTGGTCACCGTCGACGACGCGGACAACGTACGGAACGGGAGTAGCCCCGATGTCTTTTCAGGCGTATGTGGACAACACCGAGCACGTCGGCTCCACCGGCTCACACCGCGACGAGCCGGCCACCCTGCGGCTCGACGGCAGGTCCACCCGCCCCTGACCGCCGCGCCCCCGCCGGCCGCACGGCGTGCCGGGCGCCGGCGGCCGGGGGCGCGCGGGGGTCAGCGGGCCTGCAGCAGTTCGGTGTTGCGGTCCGTCTCCAGGCCCGACAGGGCGCGGCGGCGCGGGGAGTGGGGGGCGTTGAGGGCCAGCTCGCGGTAGAGGGACGCCAGGCCCGCCTGGCCGAGTTCGCCGCCGTCCGCGCGGTAAGGGGCCGCCGACTCGATCAGCGTCGTGAAGAGCGACAGCGTCCCGTCGCCGTTGTCCGCCAGCTCCACCACCCGGGCCAGTTGCGGGAAGTCCACGTGCGAGGCGGTGGTGATCTCCCACAACCCGCCCCCGGCGTCGCCGTGCGGGGTGATCTCGTTGCGGTGGCTGTGCCCGTTCACCCACGCGACCACGTTGCGGTGGGCCAGCAGCAGCCCGAGCAGTTCCCCGCCCGTGTGCCGCTTGTCGTCCGGCCGGAACGGGTCGGGCGTCGTGTTGTTCATCGACTTGCTGGTGTGGTGGCTGAAGACGACGACGTACGAGTGCGCGTGCTCCGCCAGCTTCCGCTCCAGCCAGCGCAACTGCGCCGTGCCCAGCGAGCCGCGGTAGTCGCCGCCGTGGTCGGTGGTGTCCAGGCTGATGCCGACGACGCCCGGTCCCGCCTCGCCGAGGGCGAAGTCGTAGTACAGCTCGCCGGAGGCGCGGTGGGCCTCCGTGTAGCCGTGGCCCACGGGCCCCGCCCCGGTGAAGCGCTCCTGGAGGTGCGCGGCCACGTACTCCTGCGACGTGAAGGGCGCCCGCCGCTCGTCCGCCGTGACCGTACGCATCAGGTGCCGCTGCGTGCGCAGCATCTCGGCGAACGCCTCGCCCCGCGGGTCGGTGCCCGCGCGCAGGGCGTCGAAGAGCGGCCCGGCGATCGACTCCGGCAGCGTCATCAGCTTCCGGTCGCCGGTCGCGTACTCGGCGAAGTACGGCTGGCGGGCCGCGTAGCAGCCGCCGGGCAGCAGGTCGTGGTTGCCGACGGTGGAGTACCACGGCAGGTGCAGTCCGGGGCTTGTGACCTCCCGGATCGCCGCTTCGAGGAAGCCGTCGACGCGCGGGAAGCCGAGCGCCTTGTCGGCGTCGCGCAGCCGGCTCTCCGGGTGCCAGTAGCGGTCGACGCCGCTGTTCTGGACGCCCTCGTACGACCCGGGGTCACCGCTGTTGGGCACGATCCGGCCCCCGCTCATCGCGGTGAGGTACCACTCCAGTTCCAGGCCGTTGTTGTTGTCCGTGTTGTCGCCGGTGGTGACCGCGCAGCCGAGCGCGAGCCCGGTGGCGGGCCCGGCGGTCAGCGAGTTGACGCGCTCGATGAGCGCGATCGCGCCCGGCACGCTCAGCGCCTCCTGCGGGCGCCAGCCGTCGCCCTCGTGCTCGCGGAAGTACTCCGAGCGCAGCGGCGTCTGCACGTCCACGATGTGCAGGTCGGTGAGCTGCACGAAGGCGGCGAGCGGGGTCCGCCTCTCCGCGCGCCGCGCGCCCGCGGCGCCGAGTTCCGCGCGTACGACCCGGGGCCAGCCC
The Streptomyces sp. CNQ-509 DNA segment above includes these coding regions:
- a CDS encoding biotin transporter BioY, whose protein sequence is MSTAAVSSPHRARPGAVLADVLPASTAARARLRDIALVAGGAALTGAAAQFSVPVPGSPVPVTGQTFAALLVGASLGTGRAFLSLLLYAVAGVAGMPWFAEGSSGWGMPSFGYVLGMLLAAAAVGALARRGGDRDVWRTAGTMVLGSVVIYAVGVPYLALSLNVSPGEAVSLGLTPYLLGDALKAALAMGALPAAWHIAGRAHRG
- the pepN gene encoding aminopeptidase N gives rise to the protein MPGENLTREEARERARLLEVEAYEVELDLRTAVAPAPGPFRSVTTVRFRCAQPGAATFLDLIAPDVTAVSLNGRDLDPGAVFDGSRITLEDLAAENEVVVDARCAFSRTGEGMHRFVDPEDGEVYLYTQYEPADARRVFATFEQPDLKAPFTFTVTAPRHWTVLSGGALAGPAELHQDESATWRFEPTKPISTYITAVLAGPYAHLEDRYTRTFDDGRELVVPLGALCRRSLARHFDADDVFTVTKQGLDFFHDHFDYPYPWGKYDQAFVPEYNIGAMENPGLVTFREEFVFRGKVTDAAYERRANVVLHEMAHMWFGDLVTMEWWDDLWLKESFADYMGALALAEATRFTGSWITFANRRKAWAYRADQLPTTHPITADIHDLEAAKLNFDGITYAKGAAVLKQLVAYVGRDAFMEGARRYFKRHAFRNTRLADLLAALEETSGRDMSAWAGPWLQTAGVDTLTPQVTYDANERITELAILRESPGTGPGAAAPAPRPHRVAVGLYGQPDASGELVRYARAEVDVTDGHAVVAELAGQPRPELILVNDDDLTFCKARFDEDSLDTVRERLDDVSDPLARALLWATAWDLTRDGLMPARDYLDLVLRFAGRETDIGVLQGLHQQAHYTVDHYAAPGHRAAAEEALAEGALGELRLAPPGSDHQLAWARFFASVAGTEQDLQLLHGLLDGQAKIDGLDVDQELRWEVLLPLVAHGAADAAAVDAELARDDTASGKRHQVRCLAARPDARVKEAAWTAVVDSDELSNAMVEATISGFTRPGQRDLLAPYAPRYFEAIERIWRERTIESAMAVVRGLYPALQAHRGTLDATDTWLRETDGTAPPALRRLVWEARDDLARALRAQERDGQE
- a CDS encoding TIGR03767 family metallophosphoesterase — encoded protein: MHCERTSTMPPGPRRRAVLLGAAGAAGAAAGLGLALGPGQPRATARSAGPPALASRGGARGLAPGAPPAPSSAGTTIRTTATAAGSGGYRHLTEGAGWPRVVRAELGAAGARRAERRTPLAAFVQLTDLHIVDVQTPLRSEYFREHEGDGWRPQEALSVPGAIALIERVNSLTAGPATGLALGCAVTTGDNTDNNNGLELEWYLTAMSGGRIVPNSGDPGSYEGVQNSGVDRYWHPESRLRDADKALGFPRVDGFLEAAIREVTSPGLHLPWYSTVGNHDLLPGGCYAARQPYFAEYATGDRKLMTLPESIAGPLFDALRAGTDPRGEAFAEMLRTQRHLMRTVTADERRAPFTSQEYVAAHLQERFTGAGPVGHGYTEAHRASGELYYDFALGEAGPGVVGISLDTTDHGGDYRGSLGTAQLRWLERKLAEHAHSYVVVFSHHTSKSMNNTTPDPFRPDDKRHTGGELLGLLLAHRNVVAWVNGHSHRNEITPHGDAGGGLWEITTASHVDFPQLARVVELADNGDGTLSLFTTLIESAAPYRADGGELGQAGLASLYRELALNAPHSPRRRALSGLETDRNTELLQAR
- a CDS encoding amino acid permease; protein product: MSTSPHPDGTAGAPVGAAADPAGIPAPATADAAAPAAGPVPSALGTGLKQRHLTMIALGGVIGAGLFVGSGAGIAAAGPGIVLAYAVSGLLVMLVMRMLGEMSAAHPASGSFSVHAERALGPWAGLTSGWMYWTLLGVAIAAEAIGASQIVTGWLPGTESWMWVLLFMAVFCVTNLAAVGNFGEAEFWFAGLKVAAITAFLALGLLAVLGLLPGTDSPGTANLTGGGDGFLPNGSEGLLVGLLASVFAYGGLENVTIAAAESEHPRRGVARAVRTAMYRIAIFYVGSMLVVVALLPWDDPAVKSGPYAAALDHLGIPAAGQVMNVVVLVALLSAMNANIYGASRMAYSLVARGQGPRFLGRLTHRVPRRATVATCSFGFAAVLLSYRWPDTLFQWLLNMVGAAILVVWAFTAVAQLRTRRRLEREAPELLTVRMWAYPYLTWAALAAMAGILVLMLREPDSRTQLLTTAGLTAALSLVGLVRQHRRRGTRMT